TTTGATCTCTTCTTACCAATAATCAATGTATTACATGGGCATGGGGCTCAATACCTTGAACAACAATTTATTTTGTACTTTATGGTGCTTGAAGAACTTAAAGATATGTATGCGATAGAGCGCGATATCAACAGTAACTTCTCTAACAATTCCGAAAAAAATAAAATATTACGCAGTATCCGAAAATTAATCCGAGACCAATTACCAGATGCCAAATCTAACAAACCAATTATAGATAAAGTTAATGAGTTAGATCGGCCTTCTATTTGGAGTTTAGTTGACTCATTACTTAATGAACAATCTGTAGAGTGGAAAGATTTATATCCCACTGATGTTGCGAGGCCCTCTTTTTTTAACACAAGAAATGCATTGGTTCATAGCGCAAATGAAATCGACATTGATATTCTATCCTATGAAACTTACAGAGTGCAAACAATCGTTGAAAGGTTACTGTTAAAGCTGCTTGGCTGGAAAGATATACACGGCGCGGGTTTGGTTCCTGTAGGGTATTTGGCAAAAGGACCTGGCGGGAATTAATTTTGCAAGGCACCTGGGTTATCCAGACAATCCGGACTACTCGTTTTTAATTTCATTTGCAGAAGTGAAAAAAAATAAATCCGGAAGGAGATAAGACATGAGGGAAATTATTTCAGATCCAGGTATTCTGGGTGGGAAACCGGTTATTGAAGGTACGCGATTGAGTGTTGAACATATTTTAGGCTTGCTCGCGTGCAATATGTCACACCAAGAAATTGTGGAGGCATATCCGGTACTAACAGTTGAAGACGTAAAAGGTATTTTGGAATACGCTGCAACGGTACAGAGATAGGAGATTCAGATGAAATTCACGATCACGATTTATACAGATGAGGATGGTGTATATATCGCGGAATGTCCGTCAATTCCGGGGTGTGTGAGCCAGGGTAAGACTGAGAAAGAAGCCGAGAAGAATGTGTTAGAAGCGATCAAAGAGTGCTTAGAGGTGCGTGCTGAATCGGGAATGCCTTTGACGGTGACAACACGCGAAGTTGAAGTGGTAGTTTGATGCCTCCAGTCCCTGTTCTTCGACCTCGTGATGTAATCCGTGCTTTTCGCAGATTGGGGTGGCGTGTGGTACGCCAGCGAGGTACTCATATTATAATGGTGAAAGATGGACACTGGGCAACATTGTCGATTCCAGACCATTCAGAAGTGGCACGCGGTACGCTACGTAGTCTGATTAGCAAGGCTGGATTAACAGTAGATGAATTTCTCGATGCAATATAAAGGAAGATATGGTGAGAAATTTTAGAATTATCGTTGAGAGATATGCCGATGGTTATGTGGGGTATCCGCTCGGATTGAAGGGGGTAGTCGTTGGGCAGGGAGATACTTATGAAGAGGCATTGGCAGATGTAAAATCTGCCATTCAGTTCCATATTGAGACGTTTGGTAGAGAAGCGTTATGGTAAAAAGAAAAGGTGAACACGCATGTCGGACAAACGTCCCAACATACTTTTTGTCCAGACGGATCAGCAGCGGCCTGAGTGGGTCGAGATGAATCCCGATATTCCGGTGCGTACGCCGCATCTGAGGCAGCTCGCCGAACGCGGTGTCTGGCTTGCCAACGCAATCTGCCCGTCGCCTGTTTGCGCCCCGTCGCGCGCCTGCCTGGTGGCCGGGCAGGAATACGATCGCACGCGCGTTTGGGGCAATAGCACTTATGCGCCCGATAATATGCTCAAGTACCACCTGCGCCTGCGCGACGAGGCCGGATACTATGTTATGGGCGCAGGCAAACACCATGTGGGCAATAACCAATCGGGGAGCCCACCTGTGTTCCACTGCGGTGTCGATGGGGGTCAGGGCATGGAGGCATGGGGATTTTCTGACGCCATTTTCAATGCTGGGCTGAATCAGGCGACTATTTTGATGCGCAACAACGAGATGGTGCCTCAGGATGCGTACATGGCGTTTTTGCACGCGCGCGGTCTGGCAGAGGAGCATATTGCCGATTACGCGCGCCGAAGCCGGGAAGGTGTGTGGACGGCTACTTTCCCGACGACACTTCCCGACGATGCGTATTTCGATACCTGGATTACCAATAATGCGCTTACCCTTCTGGATCGGGTGCCTGACGACAGGCCGTGGTATTTGGAGGTAAATCTGCAGAATCCCCATCATCCGTGGGATATCACCGAGTCGATGCACCGATGGTACCGCGAGCCGTCCGTCGAGTTTCCTCTTCCCGTGTTCAATACCGAGGATATTGCGCCCGAGACGCACCAGGAGGTGCGTCGCAACTGGGCGGCTACTGTCGAACATCTCGATTCTTGCCTCGGGCGTCTCGTCGCGCGGGTGCATGCGAGGGGTGATCTCGACAACACGATCATTGTGTTTACCAGCGACCATGGCGAGATGCTTGGCGATTACGACCAGTGGCAGAAGTTGTCGCCTCTGCAGGCGTCGGTGGGGGTTCCGCTGGTGATCGCTGGGCCGGGCGTGGAGGCTTCCGGACGCGCCGACGCGCCGATGACGACGCTGGATCTGACCGCCAGTTTCATCGAGTGGGGCGGTTTGGATCCCGGTGATGATCTCGATAGCCGTTCTCTTGTCAATTATCTCGGTGCCCGCGCGCGCAGGCATCGAGACCTGGTGTTTTCCGGTCTGAGTGCCTGGCGCATGGTCTTCGACGGGCGTTTCAAGCTGGTTCGCGGCTATGATCCGGCAAAGCGCATTGGGGGTGATGTTTTCGAACCGATGCATGTGCCGTCCGACGAGACGGAGCGCCTTCAGCGCGAGCGTCCCCAGTTGCTGTTCGATCTACAGCGCAATGAGAGGGACGATGTCACCGCTGAATTTCCCCAGGTCTTTCGGCGACTGAGCGCCGCCCTTGATGAGCATCTGGCTCATTAATAATCGTAGGATAACGAAATATTCCAGCGGCGGGACAGACCGAGGAAGACGAGCGCGGTTGAGGCGTCGTGGTTGTCGCCATCGTCTGCATCGGAAATATAGCGCGCGTCGAACAAATTGAAGATGTGCAATTGCAGTTTTACTTTGCCATTGCCAAATGTATTGCCGGGCAGGATATAACCCGCGTGGAGATCAGCCAAATTATAATTTGGCACTTTCCACGATTGCTGGCGGTCATCGGGATCTGTTCGGTTGGCGGGATCGAATTTGGCGTAGTGATCCATAAATCGCCTCAAGCTCAGCGTGGTGTAAAGCCCGCGCATGGGAAATACCGTACTGCTCAGCGCAAGGGTTTTTTGCGCCGAGTCGCCTACCTTCAATCCATTGGCATAGACTTGAAACGTGTCTGCAACCAATGGGTCTTCTTCGAGAAAAAATGTGGCGCGCGCATCGTTGAGCCATTCCCAGTTGCCGAGTGAGACCATGCTGCGCATCTCCAACTTGGGATGGGGGCGCGCCTTGAAGTCGAACTCTATACCTGTGTGCCGCGCGTCAATGCCGCTGAGCAAAAACCGGAAGTTCTGGTCGAGCTTTGCGCTGTAAACGCTCTTGGGCCACGAGCGGTCGATCCATCTGGTGTAATAGAAGTTTGCGTTTCCGGTTATCACCCCGCGTTTGAGGTAGCCTGCGCCCAACTCAAAAGACGCCACTTTTTCATTGAATGTGGGGTCGTAGAGGCTGTTGTCATAGTGATAAACCGATCCAAATTTGGGTGCTGTTGAAAGCCAGCCCATATTGGCATACACATTGACCGTAGGAGTCATATTGTAATTGCCCCCCGCCTTGAGCGTATAGCCTCCAAAGCTTTTCCAATCTGTCTGATCCCATTCTCCATTGATCCTGGCGCGAAAATAGTCGATGCGCTTATACGCTGTTATGGATGCCGATGTGCTCAAAAATGCCGTAAAGTCGTTCATTTGCCTTTCGATTTGAATAAATCCGCCTCCCCAGCGCGTCAGACCATCGGTGTGATATGCGATCCTGTCTCCAAGGCGTTTAACAGAAGTCGCGGCATTGCTGTCTCCTGTAAAAACGTAATAATCTGCCCCGATCAAATTTCGCACTTCGCGCCAGTGCTGCCCCTCATAGCCGCGCAAGTCAATGCCAAAGGCGAGCTTATAGGCAGGCGTTAGCGCGTATTCGCCCGTGCCCAAATATCCGTAATAGTATTGCAGGCTGCCCGTGTTTCGCATAATGGTCTTTGCCGCAATCTCAAAGGCTTCGACCTCGCCTGCAAGCACCAGGTCGGGATTGGCTCGCGATGCGGGTTCCGTGTTCAACTCATCTACTGCGTGCTGCCAGTCGATGCTGCCGTCTGCCCTGGTTCCCGGATTGACGCCCAGGCGCCCCAGGCCTCCGCCCTTGCCGCGCGCCCAATAAAAGACATTGGACAAAACAAACCGATCGTTGGGTATCCAATACCAGTTCAAATTGGCTTGTGTTTTGTGATAGTAGTTCTCGCGTTCCATAATGGTCGCATTGTCGCGCGCGTCGCGCACCTTGCCGTTAAAAAATTCCCGATAAGATGAAAACGGCGAATATCCCCAGTTGGGATTGTAATTGACCCCGTAATTTTTCGCTTCTGTTGCGCCAGTGCCCAAAGACCGCGCGTAATCGGCATCAAAAGTGCCAATGGGTTGCTTGAACAGGCGGTGCCCGTGGCGTTGCGGCGTACCCACGACAAACAACTCGAATTTGTGTGTTTCAGAGGCCAAAAAGCTCAACGCTCCGAAATACGCCCACCCTTCTGTCCACGTTTGATCGGGTATGCCATTGCCAACTTTGCGTGAAATGCCCATGCTCATCGCGGTTTTTTTATTGAGTAAGCCCGATGAAAAATTGACCGTGGTTTTGTAATAGGCACTGGTCGCGGCTTCCTGTTTGATCTTAAAACCGCGCTGTTGACGGGCGGCATCGGTAATAATATTCAGCGTGCCCCCCACTGAGGCTATCGCCAAATTTGAGGCACCCAATCCGCGCTGCACCTGTATGGACGACGTCACATCGCTGAGAACATCCCAGTCAACCCAATAGACCCACCCGGTTTCCATATTGTTGACTGGCACGCCATTGACCATGACGGCGATGTTGCGCTGGTCAAATCCCCGCACATTGATGCGCGAATCGCCATCGCCACCGCCTTGCTCGGTCGCATAAACGCCCGGCGTATCGTTCAAAAGCATCGGCAGACTGCGAGAGCCGAGTTTGCGATCTATATCGGATTTTGGCACATCGGAGAACGCAATGGGCGTTTCGCGCAATTTGGCGCGCGGCGCGCTCACAACGACTTCTTCAAACTGCACGGCTTCGGGCATTAGCGCCACAACCAACGCACCCATCCCCTCTTTTACTGTGACGGTATTGCGATATTCCTTATAGCCCACAAAGCTGATGACGAGCGTGTGGCTACCCTCGCTGACATTGGGTATCGCAAAATTTCCATCGAGGTCTGTGGCTGTTCCCCCCGCGTGCGTTTCCAAATAAACATTTGCGCCGAACAGCGATTCCCCGGTTTTCTCATCGCGCACCTGGCCGCTGAGCACAGCGGCAGACAGGGTTGCAGGCGCTAAAAACAAAAATATCAGAAACTTCATAAAAACCTCGTGTAATTACTGTGATATGAGGCGCGGCAATGCCGAAATATAGGTAGGCAATCTTCCTCAGACAATAGAGATTATCCGGCAATAGCGCGTGGTATGAAGAACTTTAAAAGAAGGTAGTGGTGAATTTCACTCGGGCTTTATGCAGGGGCAAATACCATTGCATCACGTCCTGTAATTGATTAATCTGTGTGTGGAGGGGAACACTTATGTTAGAAATAGACAGATCGGTATTTAAGGCGATTGGAGAGTCGGTTCACTTTGATCCGCTGGTCGATATCCGACATCCAGAATTGGTGCGTGTTGGCGATGATGTGGCGTTTCACAATGGGGTTTTTGTGAATCCCTGTGGCGCGTGGATCGATATTGGTAGCCATACGCATTTTGCGCCGTATAGCGTGTTGTACGGGCCTTTGACCATTGGCAATTATGTGGCGGTGGCGGCACATGTGGTTTTTGCGAGTGTGGGACATGGGTACGGTCGAATCGATATTCCGATGGTGCAACAAAGGGTGCAAAAGCGGGAGATTGTCGTGGAGGATGATGTGTGGTTTGGTGCCAATGCCGTGGTTATTGGCGGGGTGCGCATTGGCGCGCACAGTATTGTGGGCGCGGGCGCGGTTGTGACGCGCGATGTGGAGCCGTATTCGGTGGTTGGAGGCACACCGGCCCGGTTGATCAGGAAGCGAGACGAGAGAGACGAAGGGAACACACGATGACAGGACGCGAATATTTGGAGTCGATTATGCCAACGCGCGAGATGGTGGATCATTTTGTGACGCCTGCGAAGGCAGATGTGCCAGCGGAGTTGGCGCGGATTATGTGTAATAATGCACAGTCGGCGTTTGATCCGGAGATCGGATGGGTGGTTTGCGATGGGTTTCGCGGGGGTGGTGTGGATGATTCGCGCGGGTTTTACGCTTATGAGAAAGACGGTGCGCGGCAAGTGGTCAATTATGCGGATCGCCCGTGTCGCATTCATACGTATGGGAATAGTTTTACGCATTGCGATCAGGTGAGCAATGGGGAGACGTGGCAGGAGTATTTGGCCGCGCATTTGCTGGAGCCTATTCGCAATTACGGCGTTGGTGGGCACAGTGTGTATCAGGCGTATCGGCGAATGTTGATTGTGGAGAGGGAATATCCCGCCGAGTACGTGATTTTGAATGTGTGGGATGACGATCACTTTCGAAATTTGGACGCCTGGCGGTCCATTCGCATGGGAAGGCAGGGGCGGTTTACGCTGCCGCATTTGCGCGTGGATCTGGAAAGTGGTACTGTGGAAGAGCGCGAGAATTTGTGCAAGACGCCCGAGGAACTCTATCGGCTGTGCGATGCGGATTGGGTGTGGGAGACTTTTGGCGATGATCCGATTTTGCATGCGGTTATGGCGCGTAGAGGCAGTGCGGAAGATGCGTCGGCTATGGCGCAAAGTATGGGGGGAGAACTCGAGAATGCGGGATCGGATGCCGAGGTTTATAGCTTGCATACCGAGGCGGCTTTGTTTGCGACGCGGTTTGTGATTGAAAGGGCAGAGGCATTTACGAAGGCCAATGGGAAAAAGTTGCTGGTTGTTTTGTCATTTGGTTCGAGTAATATAGCTCGGGCATTAGAAGGTGAGCCGCTTTTTGACCAGACGTTTTTGGATTGGTTGGCGACAAAGGATGTGCCGGTGATCGATTTGCGCGACGCTTTTCGGGAGGAGTACGCGACATATCGGGGGGATGTGCAGGCGTTTTTGGAACCGTATTATATCGGGCATCACACGCCGCGCGGAAATTTCTTTTTTGCATGGGCGATTAAAGATCGAGTTGTTGAATGGCTCGATCCCAGGCCATTGCCCTATCGATAGGAGTATGCGATATGACCCCAGAAGAAAAGTTTATGTTTGATCTCGACGGGTATCTGGTGATTAAAGATGTGTTGAGCCGCGAGGAATTGGATGTGCTCAATGCGGTGGCAGATAGAGCGTTTCCCAGGGATTACGGGGATGTGGAGGCAGATGATGAATTTGGCAATGCTAAAGGTGTGCGCCGCGCACCGAGTATTGTGGATTGGGATGTGGCGTGTCGGGATTTAATCGATCATCCCAAAGTGTTGCCTTATCTCGTTGACTTGCTGGGACCGAAGTTCCGCCTGGATCACGATTATGCCATTTTTATGCTGAAGAATGGGAGGCGAGGCAGTTTGCACGGCGGTCAGCCGAATTTGTTTCACCATTATTACAGGTATCGAGATGGCGTGATGCAGTGTGGTTTGTCGGTGTTGACGTATGTGTTGTCGGACGCCAATGCGGGGGATGGGGGATTTGCCTGTGTCCGGGGCAGCCACAAGAGCAATTTCAGGATGGATTTGCCGCGCGATGTGCAGCGGTTTGAGCGGGTTCCGCACTATGTTGTTCAGCCAGAGGCAAAGGCGGGGGATGCGATTTTTTTTACTGAGGCTCTGGTGCACGGTACATTGCCGTGGCGGGCAGATCACGAGCGCAGGGTGTTGCTTTACAAATACGGTCCGGGGCATTTGATTTCTGCGCCAAAGGGGTACGATGGTTCGGTTTATGAGGGGTTGACCGAGCAACAGAAGCGGATTTTGGCGTCTCCCGGCGTACACGACCGGCCGGATGTGCGAATAGACGAATAGACGAATAGACGAGAAAAGCGCGAATAGACGAATAGACGAATAGACGAATAGACGAATAGACGAATAG
The nucleotide sequence above comes from Gemmatimonadota bacterium. Encoded proteins:
- a CDS encoding DUF433 domain-containing protein; protein product: MREIISDPGILGGKPVIEGTRLSVEHILGLLACNMSHQEIVEAYPVLTVEDVKGILEYAATVQR
- a CDS encoding sulfatase-like hydrolase/transferase, giving the protein MSDKRPNILFVQTDQQRPEWVEMNPDIPVRTPHLRQLAERGVWLANAICPSPVCAPSRACLVAGQEYDRTRVWGNSTYAPDNMLKYHLRLRDEAGYYVMGAGKHHVGNNQSGSPPVFHCGVDGGQGMEAWGFSDAIFNAGLNQATILMRNNEMVPQDAYMAFLHARGLAEEHIADYARRSREGVWTATFPTTLPDDAYFDTWITNNALTLLDRVPDDRPWYLEVNLQNPHHPWDITESMHRWYREPSVEFPLPVFNTEDIAPETHQEVRRNWAATVEHLDSCLGRLVARVHARGDLDNTIIVFTSDHGEMLGDYDQWQKLSPLQASVGVPLVIAGPGVEASGRADAPMTTLDLTASFIEWGGLDPGDDLDSRSLVNYLGARARRHRDLVFSGLSAWRMVFDGRFKLVRGYDPAKRIGGDVFEPMHVPSDETERLQRERPQLLFDLQRNERDDVTAEFPQVFRRLSAALDEHLAH
- a CDS encoding acyltransferase; translated protein: MLEIDRSVFKAIGESVHFDPLVDIRHPELVRVGDDVAFHNGVFVNPCGAWIDIGSHTHFAPYSVLYGPLTIGNYVAVAAHVVFASVGHGYGRIDIPMVQQRVQKREIVVEDDVWFGANAVVIGGVRIGAHSIVGAGAVVTRDVEPYSVVGGTPARLIRKRDERDEGNTR
- a CDS encoding type II toxin-antitoxin system HicB family antitoxin → MRNFRIIVERYADGYVGYPLGLKGVVVGQGDTYEEALADVKSAIQFHIETFGREALW
- a CDS encoding type II toxin-antitoxin system HicA family toxin, with the translated sequence MMPPVPVLRPRDVIRAFRRLGWRVVRQRGTHIIMVKDGHWATLSIPDHSEVARGTLRSLISKAGLTVDEFLDAI
- a CDS encoding type II toxin-antitoxin system HicB family antitoxin; its protein translation is MKFTITIYTDEDGVYIAECPSIPGCVSQGKTEKEAEKNVLEAIKECLEVRAESGMPLTVTTREVEVVV
- a CDS encoding TonB-dependent receptor, translating into MKFLIFLFLAPATLSAAVLSGQVRDEKTGESLFGANVYLETHAGGTATDLDGNFAIPNVSEGSHTLVISFVGYKEYRNTVTVKEGMGALVVALMPEAVQFEEVVVSAPRAKLRETPIAFSDVPKSDIDRKLGSRSLPMLLNDTPGVYATEQGGGDGDSRINVRGFDQRNIAVMVNGVPVNNMETGWVYWVDWDVLSDVTSSIQVQRGLGASNLAIASVGGTLNIITDAARQQRGFKIKQEAATSAYYKTTVNFSSGLLNKKTAMSMGISRKVGNGIPDQTWTEGWAYFGALSFLASETHKFELFVVGTPQRHGHRLFKQPIGTFDADYARSLGTGATEAKNYGVNYNPNWGYSPFSSYREFFNGKVRDARDNATIMERENYYHKTQANLNWYWIPNDRFVLSNVFYWARGKGGGLGRLGVNPGTRADGSIDWQHAVDELNTEPASRANPDLVLAGEVEAFEIAAKTIMRNTGSLQYYYGYLGTGEYALTPAYKLAFGIDLRGYEGQHWREVRNLIGADYYVFTGDSNAATSVKRLGDRIAYHTDGLTRWGGGFIQIERQMNDFTAFLSTSASITAYKRIDYFRARINGEWDQTDWKSFGGYTLKAGGNYNMTPTVNVYANMGWLSTAPKFGSVYHYDNSLYDPTFNEKVASFELGAGYLKRGVITGNANFYYTRWIDRSWPKSVYSAKLDQNFRFLLSGIDARHTGIEFDFKARPHPKLEMRSMVSLGNWEWLNDARATFFLEEDPLVADTFQVYANGLKVGDSAQKTLALSSTVFPMRGLYTTLSLRRFMDHYAKFDPANRTDPDDRQQSWKVPNYNLADLHAGYILPGNTFGNGKVKLQLHIFNLFDARYISDADDGDNHDASTALVFLGLSRRWNISLSYDY
- a CDS encoding phytanoyl-CoA dioxygenase family protein, whose amino-acid sequence is MTPEEKFMFDLDGYLVIKDVLSREELDVLNAVADRAFPRDYGDVEADDEFGNAKGVRRAPSIVDWDVACRDLIDHPKVLPYLVDLLGPKFRLDHDYAIFMLKNGRRGSLHGGQPNLFHHYYRYRDGVMQCGLSVLTYVLSDANAGDGGFACVRGSHKSNFRMDLPRDVQRFERVPHYVVQPEAKAGDAIFFTEALVHGTLPWRADHERRVLLYKYGPGHLISAPKGYDGSVYEGLTEQQKRILASPGVHDRPDVRIDE